A genomic window from Salvia miltiorrhiza cultivar Shanhuang (shh) chromosome 5, IMPLAD_Smil_shh, whole genome shotgun sequence includes:
- the LOC130986058 gene encoding uncharacterized protein LOC130986058 — protein sequence MFTGGKSFVSSPPAFSNDAKRLLVCTGNTVSVFSTSTGLQTCELEGHEAQVTSVIVVPAFNPASKVLCYCWTASLDGKIKYWDFAAPELMKTIDIRFPIHSMVIPSLLSQETDSIGKLPDLFAYICTEDVKQDGQPNSLGGQLRKCNLTKSRLVGGVTLAETRKPGYVTISPSGKYIGMYEKRKLRIWEIPAKDSEHLGYKKIRLHHTRSVTAMAFHPNERVVAAGDVTGRILIWRGVGRETFSSSKLSNGRLNTDAEDRPGVRDNDDAHSCTTWHWHSAQVNVLFFSSDGAYLYSGGREGVLVVWQLDTGKKKFLPRIGSPLLYFTNSPDPTLSSISCADNQIQLLRMPSMEILRSISGIKLPSSHMDMYEGFGSVVVFNPTAGLIAVPAENYRVQLYSLFDDREISEVQICERNHQPGDEITVKVNLVALSRDGSTMSTVETRLPEEGIGSLVTLKFWSCNSQKKQFSLSTVIYEPHRDAGISCIAFRPTGHMAVSSSYGGDFKVWVHRHEFTPKDETVQRSSWTCHAVGSYKKKPMTTAAFSSDGSVLAVAADKVITLWDPDRNTLLAVIGDTLEPITNLTFVGKSEYLVSASRGSNPQLTVWSMSKLCTAWSYRLDVEAITCSMDNSTFAVLALSKQIGSADASLQCGEGVILLFNAEKAVSLSAWSVSKAQGGLSFVYSSPELEDEVSGTKATNEVLAYINGAHEYVLLNPHSEQESKLSISRQRVFSKLDETDTHGYASVYGELPEFSLKIDQTPFPSMPSEKTWKNIFSGPSHSLPPLPKLCSDFLESLLERRSGVVE from the exons ATGTTTACAGGCGGAAAGAGCTTCGTCTCTTCGCCGCCGGCGTTCTCAAATGACGCTAAGCGCCTCCTTGTTTGCACCGGCAACACCGTCTCCGTATTCAGCACCTCCACTGGTTTACAg ACTTGTGAGTTGGAAGGGCACGAGGCGCAAGTGACGTCGGTTATAGTCGTTCCGGCGTTTAACCCGGCGAGTAAAGTCTTGTGCTATTGCTGGACGGCGTCCCTCGATGGGAAGATCAAGTATTGGGACTTTGCCGCTCCAGAATTGATGAAGACTATTGACATTCGGTTCCCAATTCACTCTATG GTGATTCCAAGTTTATTAAGCCAGGAAACTGACAGCATTGGGAAGcttcctgatctttttgctTACATCTGTACTGAGGATGTGAAACAGGACGGACAACCAAATTCTTTAGGTGGACAGTTACGGAAATGTAACCTGACAAAGTCACGTTTAGTTGGCGGAGTTACTCTAGCTGAG ACTCGGAAACCAGGTTATGTAACCATTAGTCCATCAGGGAAGTACATTGGAATGTATGAAAAGCGCAAGCTCCGTATATGGGAAATACCTGCAAAAGATTCCGAGCATCTTGGCTACAAGAAAATCAGATTACATCATACAAGATCAGTTACTGCCATGGCTTTTCATCCGAATGAGAGGGTGGTAGCAGCAGGCGATGTCACAGGAAGGATCTTAATATGGAGAGGTGTTGGGCGTGAAACATTCTCCAGTAGTAAGTTATCTAATGGCCGATTGAACACGGATGCAGAGGACAGGCCAGGAGTGAGGGATAATGATGATGCACATTCATGTACCACATGGCATTGGCATTCTGCACAAGTGAATGTGCTCTTCTTCTCTTCTGATGGTGCTTATTTGTACTCAG GTGGAAGAGAAGGAGTTTTGGTTGTTTGGCAGTTAGATACTGGAAAGAAAAAATTTCTTCCGAGGATCGGATCCCCACTTCTGTATTTCACCAATTCTCCGGACCCTACATTATCCTCC ATATCATGCGCAGATAATCAAATTCAACTGCTTAGAATGCCTTCGATGGAGATACTGAGGTCCATTTCAGGGATCAAG CTTCCAAGTTCACATATGGATATGTATGAGGGATTTGGCTCGGTTGTTGTCTTCAATCCCACTGCTGGCTTGATTGCAGTACCTGCAGAGAACTACCGCGTCCAACTTTATAGTCTGTTTGATGATCGTGAAATTTCTGAG GTGCAAATCTGTGAGAGAAACCATCAGCCTGGCGATGAAATTACG GTAAAAGTGAATTTGGTAGCTCTTTCTCGAGATGGTTCTACCATGAGCACTGTTGAAACCAGACTTCCTGAAGAAGGAATAGGCAGCCTTGTGACTCTTAAGTTCTGGTCATGTAATTCGCAGAAAAAACAATTTAGCTTGTCTACCGTCATATATGAACCCCACAG GGATGCTGGGATCTCATGCATCGCTTTCCGACCAACTGGTCACATGGCTGTGAGTTCATCATATGGTGGAGATTTTAAG GTATGGGTCCATAGACATGAGTTTACCCCCAAAGATGAGACTGTTCAGAGGAGTAGCTGGACATGTCATGCCGTTGGATCATACAA GAAGAAACCTATGACCACTGCAGCATTTTCCAGTGATGGGTCTGTCCTGGCTGTTGCTGCAGACAAAGTTATTACCTTGTGGGATCCAGACAGGAATACTCTGCTAGCTGTAATTGGGGATACTCTAGAG CCAATTACAAATCTTACATTTGTTGGGAAGTCCGAGTATCTTGTATCTGCTTCACGAGGCTCGAATCCACAGTTGACTGTGTGGAGTATGTCGAAGCTGTGTACAGCTTGGTCCTATAGGCTTGACGTAGAGG CAATCACTTGTTCAATGGACAATTCCACCTTTGCTGTTCTTGCTCTCTCTAAGCAAATTGGATCTGCGGATGCCTCATTGCAGTGTGGAGAGGGGGTGATTTTGCTGTTCAATGCAGAAAAAGCGGTTTCTTTGTCGGCGTGGTCTGTGAGCAAG GCTCAAGGAGGTCTTTCATTTGTCTATTCAAGCCCTGAATTGGAAGACGAAGTTTCCGGAACAAAAGCCACCAATGAAGTACTTGCTTACATTAATGGTGCTCATGAATACGTTCTCTTGAACCCACACAGTGAACAGGAGAGTAAACTTAGCATTTCTCGTCAACGAGTCTTCAGTAAGCTTGATGAAACAG ATACACATGGATATGCATCAGTGTATGGTGAGTTACCAGAATTCAGCTTGAAAATAGATCAGACGCCGTTCCCATCAATGCCGTCAGAAAAAACCTGGAAGAATATATTTAGTGGACCATCTCACAGTCTTCCTCCCCTGCCCAAGTTATGCTCAGACTTTCTAGAATCATTACTGGAGAGGAGGTCCGGTGTTGTGGAATAG
- the LOC130986060 gene encoding pentatricopeptide repeat-containing protein At1g79080, chloroplastic, with translation MAILFHSSSPITNSPLERAGFRAQAQVPKFQPLSSNNGFSKAISSAQTAIPPKDGVFTLPNWRSGRTDARTRELRVNDAFLYLEYMVEKGHKPDVSNATQLLYDLCKTNKVRKATKVMEMMVKSGSIPDASAYTFLVNHLCRRGNVGHAMQLVETMEEYGYPTNTVTYNSLVRGLCMCGNLNKSLQFVERLMHKGLVPNAFTYSILLEAAYKERGVDEATGLLDDIISKGGNPNLVSYNVLLTGLCKEDRVEEAMKLFRDLPSKGFNPNVVSYNILLRSLCNQGRWEDANELLAEMVGDERAPSIVTYNILIGSLALHGRTDQALEVLDDLFRDGSFRPNAASYNPILERLCKQRNVDGVVKCLDEMVFRNCSPNEGTYNAVAVLCYEGMVKEAFSILQSLRNKQDSSIHDFYRNVVSGLCRKGNTYPAFQLLYEMTSCGFAPDSYTYSSLIRGLCLERMLGAAIAVLRVMEENGYEPSVDNYNALVLGLCKCQRTDLSLEVFEMMIDKGQMPNETTYTIIVEGIIYEQHRDLAAALLKELHIRQVMSRNTLKRLAMQYDLDGLSTH, from the coding sequence ATGGCGATTCTCTTCCATTCATCCTCTCCAATCACGAATTCGCCGCTAGAACGTGCAGGCTTCCGCGCGCAGGCGCAGGTACCTAAATTTCAGCCTCTCTCCTCTAACAATGGTTTTTCCAAAGCTATATCTTCAGCTCAGACAGCCATACCTCCGAAGGACGGCGTTTTCACGCTGCCGAATTGGAGATCTGGCCGAACCGACGCGAGAACTAGAGAACTTAGGGTAAACGATGCTTTCCTATATTTGGAATACATGGTGGAGAAGGGGCACAAGCCTGATGTGTCTAACGCCACTCAGCTGTTGTATGATCTCTGCAAAACCAATAAAGTGAGGAAAGCTACCAAAGTTATGGAGATGATGGTGAAATCGGGCAGCATTCCAGACGCCTCTGCGTATACTTTTCTGGTGAATCATTTGTGTAGAAGGGGGAATGTAGGGCACGCAATGCAGCTAGTTGAAACAATGGAGGAGTACGGATACCCCACCAATACGGTGACGTATAATTCATTGGTGAGAGGGCTTTGTATGTGTGGGAATTTGAATAAGAGCCTGCAGTTTGTGGAGAGATTGATGCACAAGGGGCTGGTGCCGAATGCTTTCACGTATTCGATCTTGCTTGAGGCCGCGTACAAGGAGAGAGGCGTGGACGAGGCGACAGGGCTGTTGGATGACATAATTTCCAAGGGTGGGAACCCTAATTTGGTGAGCTACAACGTGTTGTTGACTGGTCTGTGCAAGGAAGATAGAGTTGAGGAGGCGATGAAGCTGTTTAGGGATTTGCCTTCTAAGGGGTTTAACCCTAATGTTGTGAGCTACAACATTTTATTGAGGAGCTTGTGCAACCAGGGGCGGTGGGAGGATGCGAATGAGCTTCTTGCTGAGATGGTTGGTGATGAGCGCGCCCCATCCATAGTCACGTACAATATTCTGATTGGCTCGCTTGCTCTCCATGGCCGGACTGATCAGGCGCTTGAGGTTTTGGATGATCTGTTCCGGGATGGTAGCTTCAGACCTAATGCTGCGAGCTACAATCCTATTCTCGAACGCCTGTGTAAGCAGAGGAACGTGGATGGTGTGGTTAAGTGTCTGGATGAGATGGTTTTCAGGAACTGCAGCCCCAACGAGGGCACATACAACGCGGTTGCTGTGCTCTGCTACGAGGGGATGGTGAAGGAGGCCTTCTCCATCCTCCAGAGTTTGAGGAACAAGCAAGACTCGTCAATCCATGACTTCTACAGGAATGTGGTCTCGGGTCTGTGCAGGAAGGGAAACACGTATCCAGCGTTTCAGCTGTTGTATGAGATGACGTCGTGTGGGTTTGCTCCCGACTCGTACACGTATTCATCACTGATAAGAGGGCTGTGTTTGGAGAGGATGCTGGGTGCTGCCATTGCTGTATTGAGGGTGATGGAAGAGAATGGGTATGAGCCGAGCGTGGACAATTACAACGCGCTGGTGCTGGGGCTGTGCAAATGCCAGAGAACGGACTTATCTCTGGAGGTGTTCGAGATGATGATCGACAAGGGGCAGATGCCTAATGAGACCACATACACCATCATCGTTGAAGGGATCATTTATGAACAACACAGGGATTTGGCAGCTGCGCTCTTGAAGGAGTTGCATATCAGGCAAGTCATGAGCCGTAACACTCTCAAAAGACTCGCTATGCAATACGATCTCGATGGCCTTTCAACACATTGA
- the LOC130986062 gene encoding uncharacterized protein LOC130986062 has translation MASACVNNIGMSPESFLDCPPAAFPSYGWLSPRISFSREFPDEDASKVAVNRSSPKRLPMPHNADEEKLEEPDPEVSSKDFVDFEFRLEDPVAMLPADELFADGKLVPLQLSSIRHSMTSVPVFSEARSPDTPNYRRRNEISSRDPYLFSPKAPRCSSRWKELLGLKKLYQNSNVKQEDPRTASALSSNSHNKNSARGLKHLLQRSSKSSLNTSIDSSLNQPLLKDSDNESISISSRLSLSSSSSGHEHDDLPRLSLDSEKPTSIIRNAHQSTTSNLSRVRLSKYKSAAMSSESRTAPGRAGRSPMRRAPETAAPVRGVSVDSPRMNSSGKIVFHSLERSSSSPSTFNGGPRHKHRGMERSYSANVRVTPVLNVPVCSLRGSSKSGVFGFPLFSSQQRKETGGSSVGNRSQYSHSKNRTDRT, from the coding sequence ATGGCATCGGCGTGCGTGAACAATATCGGAATGTCGCCGGAGAGCTTCCTCGACTGTCCTCCGGCGGCTTTCCCTTCATATGGCTGGCTGAGCCCGAGGATATCGTTCAGCCGCGAGTTTCCCGACGAAGACGCATCCAAAGTCGCCGTCAATAGGTCGTCTCCGAAGCGGCTGCCGATGCCGCACAATGCGGATGAGGAGAAGCTGGAAGAGCCAGATCCGGAGGTCTCCAGCAAGGATTTCGTTGATTTCGAGTTCCGCCTCGAGGATCCGGTCGCAATGCTTCCCGCCGATGAGCTTTTCGCTGACGGAAAACTCGTGCCGCTGCAGCTCTCTTCCATCCGGCACTCGATGACGTCAGTTCCGGTGTTTTCTGAAGCCAGATCTCCGGATACGCCTAATTATCGGCGTAGGAATGAGATATCCTCCAGAGATCCGTATTTGTTTTCGCCCAAGGCGCCGAGGTGCTCGAGCCGGTGGAAGGAGCTTCTCGGCTTGAAGAAGCTGTACCAGAACAGCAATGTGAAGCAGGAGGATCCGAGAACGGCGTCGGCTCTATCCTCGAATAGCCACAACAAAAATTCTGCCAGAGGCCTCAAACACTTGCTCCAGCGCAGCTCCAAGTCCTCATTGAATACATCCATAGATTCATCCTTAAATCAACCGTTGTTAAAGGACTCGGACAATGAGTCGATATCGATATCGTCcagactctctctctcatcgtcTTCATCTGGCCACGAGCACGACGATCTTCCTCGACTCTCGCTCGATTCAGAAAAGCCAACCAGCATCATTCGTAATGCTCATCAATCCACCACCAGCAATCTGTCCAGAGTTCGATTGTCCAAATATAAATCGGCCGCGATGTCGTCGGAAAGCCGAACGGCACCGGGTAGGGCTGGCCGGAGCCCGATGAGAAGAGCTCCTGAAACAGCCGCGCCGGTTCGCGGCGTTTCCGTTGACAGTCCTCGAATGAACTCCTCCGGAAAAATCGTGTTCCATAGTTTGGAGAGAAGCTCGAGCAGTCCCAGCACTTTCAACGGTGGGCCAAGACACAAGCATCGTGGAATGGAGCGGTCGTATTCAGCCAACGTCCGTGTCACTCCGGTTCTGAACGTGCCGGTTTGCTCGCTTCGCGGCTCGTCCAAATCCGGCGTATTTGGTTTTCCATTGTTCTCGTCGCAACAGAGGAAAGAAACGGGTGGCAGTAGCGTTGGAAACAGAAGTCAGTATAGTCACAGCAAGAACCGCACGGATCGAACTTGA